Genomic DNA from Garra rufa chromosome 18, GarRuf1.0, whole genome shotgun sequence:
ttcattatttaataattattttaataatatttgtatatgTTTGTGCGTGGTCCTGGTATTCCATACGTTTTGGGGACCAAGTCTATAAAAAGCCTAAAAAGAATAGGATGGTAGCAGAATTTTTGGGAAAACTAAAAAAGCAGAAAGTTTTGTTTGAGGTGTAGGTTTGGGGAAGGGTTAGAAAATACAAGAGTACACATACCATTCcatctatggaatgtccccataaaacatggtaaaccatgtgtgtgtgtgtgtgtgtgtgtgtgtgtgtgtgtgtgtgtgtgtgtgtgtgtgtgtgtgtgtgtgtgacaagcGAATATGATGTGAATAAACTTCCTCAATGaacatatttttagtttttcgTCCTATGAAAAAGCCATGATGTAATGTTACTATATAATAGATTTTATACACTTTTTGATATTCACATTGATTGACATCAGTCAATTAATTAAAACTTTTATCAAACATTTTGTTAGCAGTTTTTCAAAAAGCTCTAAAGATGTTTTTAGACATTAACAAGTGTTATTATGGTTTTTCAGTCACTAGGCTAAATTTCAATTTGTACTTGTTTATGTTCGTCCAGCAGATGGAGACATTACACTGTTTATTCAAATGTGTGACAAACTTCACTAGTTTCAGTTGAACCTTATCATTTTTGAGCgaaatgtttttttcatttaataccaTACAACACACATTGATAATCTACATGCGTAACATAATAAAGTTATAATAGTTTTAATATCTAGTTTTACAGCCATGTTTTACCTTTTCGTTTATCCTCAGACAGCTGTCAGCGATTCATCAATCAATCATCAAAAGCACCCAACCTATTAAACACCCGCACTCAACCAGGTTTATGGTGTGAAGGTGCATTGCTGTCTGTTTGCAGACCTAGCTACCGCAGAAATGTCTAACGCAGAAGTCATTGCTTCCCGGCTTTTATCGTTTAATCAGATGTATAGTTATGAAAAGCGACTACAGACGTTTTCCGAGTGGCCTTTTCGAGAAGACTGCCAGTGCACACCAGAGTTGGTGAGTGTGtcggaaaaaaaaagaaaaagagggcTAAGGAAATAGGCTAATAATACTGAAAGTAAAATTGACAGCACTGCTTTAAGTAGCCTATAGGCGCTTTTACAAATCCACTGCTGCTTTAATTAAAAGAAGTAGGCCTAATGAAGATCCTCTGAATCCTCTCTTCAGATGGCCAAGGCAGGTTTTGTGCACTGTCCTAGTGAGAATGAGCCAGACGTAGTCTGTTGTTTCTACTGTCTCAGAGAGCTTGAGGGCTGGGAGCCAGAAGACAACCCCTGGTGAGCTCCTGCAGCACCCCGTTATAATCTATGGGCATTGTTTTTTGAGCACACCTTTTATTGTTTACTTCTCTAAGCTGTTGTAAACCTGAGATTTTAAcaattgtgactctggaccacaaaaccagtcttaagtagcacgggtgtatttgtagcactagccaaaaatacattgtcggggtcaaaattatcgatttttcttttatgccaaaaatcattatcctaacaaaccatacatcaatgtgaagcttatttattcagctttcaaaaacaacaaaaaatgatccttttgactggttttgtggtccagggtcacaattgactTTGCATCAACAAGGCAATAACTTTTCACCACTTCAATTGACTGTCCTTTAATCAAGGTCTGAACATGAAAAGCGTTCCCCCAATTGTGCTTTTCTTCATATGAAAAAGACGTTTGAGGAGCTCACAGCCATTGAGTTTTTTCAGCTGGAACAGGAGCGGCTTCGAATCTACATTGTAAGTGTGAATGCATCGGTGGTgtactttttttatattgttttacgTAGTTTACCAGCATAATGCTGCATATTCTTTACTCATCCatctttttcttcctgtaagagtaGGCACAACCATTTGTAAAATTTGAGTCTGGATTCCgttctcatccgcatccagctatcaTTCTGTTTTGTAGCTTGattttgcaaattggtgtgtcttaccatattattttaatgtattatcttaattacgagcacactggtttgtagtgcaaacagtttactgcacgttgtaactcttctcgttatttccctatagagggtttgcacttaacaTTGCGATTTGGACCGTTACCTGGATGCTTGGCCGTATCTgcgatactctgatgtaaacagcagcatggattgcagggttaatgtactactgaatacgttgttctgctaatttatgctttctaaaccatggaaaaaatgtgtagAGGCTGctaaactatatgtgaccctggaccacaaaaccagtcttaagtcgctgggtgtagcaatagccaaaaatacattgcatgggtcaatttttgatttttcttttatgccaaaaatcattaggaaattaaagatcatgtgaaatgaagatttttttgtaaaattcctactgtaaatatatcaatgtaatttttgatttgtaaaatgcattaagaacctaatttggacaactttaagggtgatttttctcagtattttgattttttttttttttttttttttggcaccctcagattcctgattttcaaatggatgtatctcggtcaaatattgttctatcctaacaaactatgcatcaatagaaagcttatttattgagctttcatatgatgtataaatctcagttttgtaaaattttatcttatgactggttttgtggtccagggtcacatatagataaGCACTTAGTAGAAAAGCTAGCAATATTTTGACACATTgaagttaatagatggtaaagatGCAGACAAGAAGTATTAATTCTGATGTTAGCCTAATAGTTcatctacctgactggaaataagaacagacactaatgttgtcaagattcttgccctggaaatcctggtttagtttggccaaccacaaataccttttgttcctcagacagcttTGTCCACTCTTCTGCTTGATTTGTTAtatcttttggcagtctatagtactccaagtgtttttcccggtccgacagattagtacagcccaaaacatgacgacaaTTGATCACTTTCAGCAGCcataatcaacaaaatatgagtttcgttcggttcagtggcattgtttccattcagtgccgccaatatggccaattgatgatgcATTGTGAAAACGCACTTGTTTTTTGCTGTAAAAAACGTCTcgctttgctgcttgatattgcaaatataatgtattttcttaattatgaacacactggtttgtagtgcaaacagttttaccgtttactgcatgttatTTCCCTGTAGCGGCTAATGAACTAGAAGCCTCACCCATagggttttttttatttcttacgtCTGCATTAAAGAATAAGTTTGATGGGTTATGGTTATTTGCTACTAGTCATAAAATGTATATGTATTAATCAATAATTGATTTCCCCCTCAGAGGAAGATGGGCCACAGGAAGATAGCCTTGTTTCGTGATGAGGTGGAGACCACTAGCAAAAATCTGCGAGCACTTATTTAACCTCTACTGATGCTAAATTATTTTAATGGTACTTTGTTTTTTAACTTGCaccaataaattatatatttatgttcCATCAGtgtaattgatttttattttttttttcttgccactGATGCCTACAGCTTTGGACTGTTTGGAAGCTGTTTGTTTGGATCATGTGAATTGGGAAGCATTTCTGTATCTTCTTTGACTCCTATAGTATCTGTAAATGATGACCACAGGTTTAAGTGGATGAACAGAACATAAGTATTCAACACTATTCTAGCTATGTAGCTCAACttgccactttttttttttcttttttgtgagaCCTTCTCCCATCCAAACTTGACCCTGGGCAGATGGCCCTAAGCCCCTCCCTCTCAATACCAACTGTTGCCCCTTAACATCTGTCACTATAGATGGTAGCAGAGTTGGGGAGAACTGTGGGTAAAAACATTGTCTACCACTGGAGGGCTCAGTGGGCTTTGGTACTGAGGTTTACCAGTGTTTAGAAGTGTAcacaggaaaaaaacaaacatggtCCGTTAGGAAATTGTCTTGGTGTTGTTGTTCTTAGATGAATCTTGTGCCATACTTTGAAATAAAATGTGAGGCATTCTTTAGTGCTAACTGTATAAACAGCTTTATTTTGTGTGTTTGGGATAGGGTAGGCGAGGGATTAGAGATGCTATCCCATCTCCCCCTTCCTATGCCCTGGATTACTGTCTAATGCAACACTCTGGACACTGAGCCCCGATCAACTGCTTAATTCTCCTTTATCCGCTCGCAACAGAGCAAATAGAAAAATAAGACATTTTCGGAAAAAAAATGATGTAACACTCATCTAGAGGAGGAGCTCAGAGGAGACCCTTAAATTCTCAAAATAACGACGGTCTGAAATCACGGTTTTGATTTCGCGTAGTTGCATCATTATGTGGAAATTCTTTTTTATAACTTGTAAATGTTGCATTGTCCAGCAGCTCCCTAGCCCTGCTCCTGGCTATATGCGTGCAGTCGTGGGTACCACAGGCATTTTTGAATATGTTAAGTCTGTTGATAATTCAATTAGCATTAACAATTAGTTTTCTGCCTTTCGGCTGTAGTGGTTTTCGTGCCTACGTCACACGAGCAGCATACAAATATGAAATACTGGTGCACAGTCCATCACTTCCCGTCTGATCACAGGGAATGACAGGTGTCCACACTCCACACTGACTGGGGCTTCTCCTCTCAAAATGTGGCATATGGACAAACTGACAGATGTTCCCAACAGTAAGTTTACAACCTGAGAGTGCCATTGGGGCCCATCTGTTGCTGTGCGCGGGTCCTCCCCCTCGGCTCTCCTCATCTTACACCAGAAGAGGCTCTGCCACACACCCCTGCCTCACCTCCGCTCAGCATCCCCTCCTTTCACTCATAATTCAACTCCCACCCCATTCAGCCTTTATGACACACTGAGCCAAATTAATGCTGAGGGACTCACCTGGAAGAGCGTAGATTAGCTCATGCAGGGGCAAACAAAGACCTATTCTACCAATGTTAGGAACAGACAAactgtttaactttttttattaaaatattttaaagagccaaTATGTACCAAGCAGGCAAATGCGTGTGGCAGGATGATTTACTAGACTGTGTGGCCAtggaaaacagcaaaaaaaacaaTGGTAAATGCAAATGATAATCatcaaaaaatgaaattttaatatataatgtatatgtgaTGTCATGTCCAAACTGTTATCATATTCTGAATACGTATTAATATGATAGTAAtgattctgtttaaaaaaaatgaatacattaattataaaatctattccattaaaattaatacaGTACTTAATCAATAAAATTTGGtattttcttctgttgaacataaaagaaaatCTAATAACTATGGGTAACCAgagtttttatgaaaaaaaaatagtatggaAAGTATGGGAAAAAAATACTGGAAGTCAATGGTGACCAGAAACCATTTGGTTACTCACATTCTTACAtgcattaataaattataaaatatgttacaaaagtaaataagtgtgtgtgtgtgtgtgtgtgtgtgtgtgtgtgtgtgtgtgtgtgtgtgtgtgtatatatttagtaattttcaaTAACATTTTCAAATTCAGCATTGTTCATCAGTAAACATTTTATGGATGCTGACAAGTTTTTGTTGAACGTTCCTTAAGATATATAGAGATAgatatgcactaccagtcaaaagtttttgaacagtaacatttttaatgtttttaagaagcctcttctgctcaccaagcctgcatttatttgatttaaagtgcagcaaaacagtaacatttttactatttaaaataactgctttctatttaaatatattttaaaatgtaatttatttcattgATTAAAGCTAATtttttattactccagtcacatgatcctttagaaatcattttaatatgctgatttgctgttttcaggattctttgatgaatcaaaagatccaaatatcagcatttatcttaaataaaaagcttttgtaacattatacaccataccattcaaaagcttagagtcagtatgtatattatatgttatagagattattacttttaattagcaaggatgctttaaattgaccaaaagtgataaagacatttataatgttacaaaagatttatgttTCAAATAAGTGCagttttctgaactttctattcatcaaagaatcctgaaaaaattctactcagctgttttcaacaaaataataattgtttttttgagcagcaaatcagaatattagaatcttctgaaggatcatgtgactggagtaatgatgctaaaaattcagctttgaaatcataggattaaatacattttaaaatatattgaaatagaaaacagccattttaaataataaaaatatttcaaaattattgtttttgctgcacttcggatcaaataaatgcagacttggtgagcagaggagactttttaaaaaacaaaattaatttttgacTGGTATAGATATAGACATATTTATCACATATTTTCTGTAATTTGGACAAATTCAACATTGCATTTATGCCGACATGTTTTTGTTGAATAGTTCCTCAACACAAATCAGTATTATTTTTGATAGTCTAATATTTGTTGACTTGTGAACATATAGCACTTTAAGACTTTTCGATAAATGATCCAGTCTGAAACCTCCATCATCCTCTGCTGAGTTTTCCCCACTTTAGATTTATGAAGGGCATCGGTGCATTCAGGCTTATACTGTATAGCTTATATGATTACACATCACTCAAATCTCTTTGTGACCTTTTCCCCTCCCCTtttccatctctttcttacttttccCATCCGTTTCTCTTTTACTCTCCATTACTTTGCATGGCAATCAGTGTGAGCTAACTGCAGGCTCTCTCTCACACAGTCGGGCCCTCCTACCTTGCTTTCTTTTTGTGCCTCCTTCCATAGGGACCCCCATCTGTCCCTCCTCTCCAGCCATTGTGGGGGCTCAAAGCCGGGCCACTTCCACAATGCAGTGGGCGTGTAGAGGGGGGAGGCAGGGTAAACATGACAGCATCCCCATCCTATTAGAAGCTCTTTAACTTTGACAACCCAGCACTCTCACAAAGCTCTGAGGAGACGAGTCTCGCCTCACAATGTCACTTTAATGGCTTGTTCCACCCTTCTGTGAACTCTAACCTCCCTTTACCTTTACTCTGCTGTGGATCGTCTTTGAATTTGGCTCTCGCTGTCACTCTTTAGTCTGACCTGAGCTCACAGGGCAGGTGCACCGCCGTCTGCCGTGCTGGAAACTTGCTATCCGGAAAAGCACATTGTGGAGAGAGTAAAAtatactgtctgtctgtctgtctgtctgtctgtctgtctgtgtgtctctgtCTGGCTGGctatctgtttgtttgtctgtctgtctgtctgtctatctatctgtctatctatctgtctgtctgtctgtctatctgtctgtctgtctgtctgtctgtctgtctgtctgtctgtctgtctgtctgtctgtctgtctgtctgtctgtctgtctgtctgtctgtctgtctgtttgtttgtttgtatgtctatctatctgtctatctgtctgtctggctggctatctgtttgtttgtttgtctatctgtctgtctgtttgtttgtttgtttgtctatctatctgtctgtctatctatctgtctatctgtctggctggctatctgtttgtttgtttgtttgtttgtttgtttgtttgtttgtttgtttgtttgtctgtctgtctatctatctgtctgtctatctgtctgtctggctggctatctgtttgtttgtttgtctatctgtctgtctgtttgtttgtttgtttgtctatctatctgtctgtctatctatctgtctatctgtctggctggctatctgtttgtttgtttgtttgtttgtttgtttgtttgtttgtttgtttgtttgtttgtttgtttgtttgtttgtctatctatctgtctatctatctgtctgtttgtttgtttatctatctgtctatctgtctgtctgtctgtctgtctgtctgtctgtctgtctgtctgtctgtctgtctgtctgtctggctggctatctgtttgtttgtttgtttgtttgtttgtctatctgtctgtccatccatctatctaatCTTGCAGATTCAGCATTTTTACTTCTCGTCTTTCTCCGAACCTCATCCTccctcatcctcctcctcctaGTTTCCTTCTCCAGCTGCCTGCTAGCCTACAGTATACCTCCTATCAGTTTCATTGTACTCCAGCTCTGTACCCTGACCTCCCTGTTCTCCGGCCTATCCAGTGTGtttgtgcgagtgtgtgtgaTGTGACTCATGAGGAGGAGGATCACAGCGTTAGCTGAAGCTTAAAGGCAGGGGATTACGGCAGCACAGACACTGATTAAAGCCTTCCAGCCTCCTATGGCCCCATTAATACAATCTTAATCACAATGCTTTATCCCCATCTCCCCCCTATGGATCAGGACCTTTCATTTAGTGGGAGACTGCGTTGTTTGGCCAATGGATTAGTGCcagagagacaaaaaaaaaaaaaaactgcggaGGAGTGAAAGAGGTTTCAGACTGCACTTTAATGTCCCATCATCCATTCCTACTCTCGAACTCACATTGTAAAATCACAACTCCACACAACATATATAATTATTTCGTGCCAGAAAAGGAAGATGTGCACGATATAAACACTGTATAGCCACACGTTAAGGAATATCAGATTAAATGACCTGCAGAAAGCATCTGGTGTCAAGGTGATTTCTAGTGTATTAAGTCAGTTCCTCTCAAGTTTAAAAAGGTTTTCTAGCAGAGTTACCACAGGTTCGTTCATCAACAGTGTTCAAatagagttgaagtcaaaagtttatatacaccttgcagaatctgtaaacaagttaattattttaccaaaataagagggatcatgcaaaatgcatgttatttttcatttagtactgacctgaatacaatatttcacataaaagatgtttacatatagtccacaatagaaaatagtttataaaaatgaccccattcaaaagtttacatacacttgtttcttcatactgtgttgttacctgaatgattcacagctgtttttctatttagtgatagttgttcaagagtcccttgtttgtcctgaacagttaaactgcctgctgtccttcagaaaaatctttcaggtcccacaaattctttggtttttccgcatttttgtgtacaatgactatatgattttgagatccatcttttcacgctaaggacaactgagggactcatatgcaactattacagaagaatcaaacactcactgatgcttcagaaggaaacacgatgcattaagacccgggggatgaaaacttttgaagatcagagtaaattaaacttattttgttctgggaaacaagtatcttttgtagcttctgaagggcagtactaaataaataaaatatgatatttagggaaaataagaaaaatgtacacatcttcattctgttcaaaagtttacacccctggctcgtaatgcatttttttttttaacttttaaacatggtaatatttataaattcaactgttgttttctcttgtgaactatatgtaaatgtcttctatgtgaaatatcttattcaggtcagtactaaataaaaaaacatgcattttgtatgatccctcttattttggtaaaataattaacattttgcagattccgctaggtgaatgtaaacttttgacttcatctgtaAGCCTGACAATCATAAAGCTAATGTTTTATGAATTAATTCAGTTCTTTAAATTATTGATTATTTTCACGAATGTCACTTGTTTTGAAATTGCATTCATTAATGAAATtaaatttcttttaatttaaaatgGCTAAAATATCTAAGTACTCTTTGGCCCACCCTATCAGACTATCATCTGCCTTATTCATTTGAAGAGGCCGGATAAACCTTCTGAGCTATGGCTGTATTAGAAtaagatttaaaattaatttagggTCTTAAAACATCACTTTTTTCATAAACTTTGTATGGGTATTTGCTGTGGCACAGAGGTCACAGCAATGACCATCTGCCCTATGGGAAAATGCAACCATCTTCACATGCCTTTTCATTTTAAGCTAGCACATTTCTCCTCTGTGCCTTCTCATCTGTTTTCAAAAGATATGTCGACAGCAGCTGACATCTCTGAAACCGTTCCCTTACTTCAGCCCTGCTGAGTTCTGCAGACGGCTGATGTATTGGCTGTAATGAACAATACCAAAGACTCATAACATTTTTTATAGTTTGTATAACTTCTGTGGGTAGTAAACAGCACAGTTTTAAGAGTAACTTGCTGAGTTTGCAGTGCAATCAAATGTGTTTGAACAC
This window encodes:
- the LOC141290444 gene encoding baculoviral IAP repeat-containing protein 5.1-like, whose product is MSNAEVIASRLLSFNQMYSYEKRLQTFSEWPFREDCQCTPELMAKAGFVHCPSENEPDVVCCFYCLRELEGWEPEDNPWSEHEKRSPNCAFLHMKKTFEELTAIEFFQLEQERLRIYIRKMGHRKIALFRDEVETTSKNLRALI